A genomic region of Caulobacter sp. NIBR2454 contains the following coding sequences:
- a CDS encoding M28 family peptidase, whose product MRLSALAFAAAIAVSGGASAQTVDPARLSEITKALSSDPFMGRAPGGPGEKPTIDYLIAQFKAAGMEPAGENGGWTQRVALLHTFAPKDAAMSFSVGGQAVPLRQGEEISVLSLRPVDKVAIAKASLVFVGYGVSAPERGWDDYKGVDLKGKVAVFLINDPDFEAKAGEDPVGKFGGQAATYYARWTYKHEEAARRGAIASIIIHETPGAGYGWTTAAASNGEGFDVVRTDPAKDKVLVQAWLSRETGADLLKRSGQDLEALKVAARRKDFRPVELKDASFSADYALKHEQVDSQNVLGKITGAKRPNESIMYAGHWDAYGIGPASADGKTIRPGALDDAIGLAGMIEIARLFKAGPTPDRSVMFAAWTAEERGLLGSEYYGEHPTLPLETTAANYTMDVLQTAGLAKDVVLIGYGQNELEADLAKAAAKQDRVVTPDAKPERALFYRADHFSLARRGVPVLLLMGLGGGHDLVEGGRAAGDAWVADYTAKCYHQTCDAWSPSMDFRGAAQDVQLLFEMGKDVANSNRWPDWNEGSEFKPIRAQSAAARK is encoded by the coding sequence ATGCGTCTTTCCGCCCTTGCGTTCGCCGCCGCCATCGCCGTTTCCGGAGGCGCGTCGGCGCAGACGGTGGACCCGGCGCGGCTGTCGGAAATCACCAAGGCCTTGTCGTCCGATCCTTTCATGGGTCGGGCGCCGGGCGGGCCGGGCGAGAAGCCGACCATCGATTACCTGATCGCCCAGTTCAAAGCCGCGGGCATGGAGCCGGCGGGCGAGAACGGCGGCTGGACCCAGCGCGTGGCGCTGCTGCACACCTTCGCCCCCAAGGACGCGGCCATGTCTTTCTCCGTCGGCGGGCAGGCCGTGCCGCTGCGCCAGGGCGAGGAGATCAGCGTCCTGTCCCTGCGTCCCGTCGACAAGGTGGCCATCGCCAAGGCGTCGCTGGTCTTTGTCGGCTATGGCGTCTCGGCCCCCGAGCGCGGCTGGGACGACTATAAAGGCGTCGACCTGAAGGGGAAGGTCGCGGTCTTCCTGATCAACGACCCGGACTTCGAGGCCAAGGCTGGCGAGGACCCGGTCGGCAAGTTCGGCGGCCAGGCGGCCACCTACTACGCCCGCTGGACCTACAAGCACGAGGAGGCCGCCCGTCGCGGGGCCATCGCCTCGATCATCATTCATGAGACGCCGGGCGCCGGTTATGGCTGGACCACGGCGGCGGCCAGCAATGGCGAAGGCTTCGACGTCGTCCGCACCGACCCGGCTAAGGACAAGGTGCTGGTCCAGGCTTGGCTGAGCCGCGAGACGGGCGCCGATCTGCTGAAGCGTTCGGGCCAGGACCTGGAGGCGCTGAAGGTCGCCGCGCGCCGCAAGGATTTCCGACCCGTCGAACTGAAGGACGCCAGCTTCTCGGCCGACTACGCCCTCAAGCACGAGCAGGTCGATAGCCAGAACGTGCTGGGCAAGATCACCGGCGCCAAGCGGCCCAATGAGTCGATCATGTACGCCGGCCACTGGGACGCCTACGGGATCGGTCCGGCTTCGGCCGACGGCAAGACCATCCGCCCGGGCGCCCTGGATGACGCCATCGGCCTGGCCGGGATGATCGAGATCGCTCGTCTGTTCAAGGCGGGCCCCACGCCAGATCGCTCGGTGATGTTCGCCGCCTGGACCGCCGAGGAGCGCGGCCTGCTTGGCAGTGAATACTACGGCGAACACCCGACCCTGCCGCTGGAGACCACGGCGGCCAACTACACCATGGACGTGCTGCAGACCGCCGGCCTGGCCAAGGACGTGGTGCTGATCGGCTATGGCCAGAACGAGCTGGAGGCCGATCTCGCCAAGGCGGCGGCGAAGCAGGACCGCGTGGTGACGCCCGACGCCAAGCCGGAGCGGGCGTTGTTCTACCGCGCCGACCACTTCTCGCTGGCCCGTCGCGGCGTGCCGGTTCTGTTGCTGATGGGCCTGGGCGGCGGGCACGACCTGGTCGAGGGCGGCCGCGCCGCGGGCGACGCATGGGTCGCCGACTATACGGCCAAGTGCTATCACCAGACCTGCGACGCCTGGAGCCCGAGCATGGACTTCCGGGGCGCCGCCCAGGACGTCCAGCTGCTGTTCGAGATGGGCAAGGACGTCGCCAACTCCAACCGCTGGCCCGACTGGAACGAAGGCTCGGAATTCAAGCCGATCCGCGCCCAGTCCGCCGCCGCCCGGAAGTAG